In a genomic window of Infirmifilum sp. NZ:
- a CDS encoding xylulokinase, producing MSDSIVVGVDIGTSSIKVEAFDKTGTRLWSGREPLEVESPRDGWFEQDLRAVYWKVEGLLRELFRSVPARVVLMGLSSTSPGLAVLDSRGEPVGKSILWMDRRAVEEAREIERRLGLEHVYRRTGLRVDPIFTAAKILWFLRNSPRPEASFFVQPKDYVFHRLTGERLTDYSSLSETLLYTLDGTWFAEMLDLLGVSEDSFFAPEESTRVYPLRGDVAERLGATGREVYVALGGVDSACAALGSGGVASSVVVDTTGTSACLDLATERPVVDRLMRFESYRHVAPGRYLLEACTPTGGEALRKALELVGDPGGSPDAHLDSLEPSGLLVLPFLSGSRSPDWRPWLRGAVYGLSLATRRNDLVKAFMEGVALWERAVLESVEELGFRVGEVRAVGGGATLNWARIKANVTGRRFAIPAEREASALGAALLAGVGYGVYRGVEEAVGVVRVESVVEPDEGVRAKYERVYSAFRALWEMLGSAELGLDHDLH from the coding sequence TTGAGTGATTCAATTGTAGTGGGGGTCGATATTGGGACCAGCAGCATCAAGGTCGAGGCCTTCGATAAGACGGGGACCAGGCTATGGAGTGGGCGCGAGCCCCTAGAGGTGGAGTCGCCGAGAGATGGGTGGTTCGAGCAGGATCTGAGGGCTGTCTACTGGAAGGTGGAGGGGCTCCTGCGGGAGCTGTTCAGGAGCGTCCCCGCGCGCGTCGTTCTAATGGGCCTCAGCTCAACCTCGCCCGGCTTGGCCGTATTGGACTCGCGCGGCGAGCCTGTGGGTAAGTCGATCCTCTGGATGGACAGGAGGGCTGTCGAGGAGGCACGAGAGATCGAGCGGAGGCTGGGCCTGGAGCACGTGTACAGGAGGACTGGGCTGAGGGTGGACCCGATATTCACGGCGGCGAAGATCCTCTGGTTCCTTCGGAACTCCCCGAGGCCCGAGGCGAGTTTCTTCGTCCAGCCCAAGGACTACGTCTTCCACAGGCTGACGGGGGAGAGGCTCACGGACTACAGCAGCCTGAGCGAGACGCTCCTCTACACGCTCGACGGCACCTGGTTCGCGGAGATGCTGGACCTCCTGGGGGTGAGCGAGGACTCCTTCTTCGCGCCGGAGGAGTCGACCCGCGTATACCCCCTCAGGGGGGATGTGGCTGAGAGGCTTGGCGCCACCGGACGCGAGGTATACGTGGCGCTCGGAGGCGTGGATAGCGCCTGCGCGGCGCTCGGCTCTGGAGGGGTGGCGAGCAGCGTCGTCGTCGACACGACTGGCACCTCCGCCTGCCTGGACCTGGCCACCGAGAGGCCCGTGGTGGACCGGCTGATGAGGTTCGAGAGCTACAGGCACGTGGCTCCCGGCCGCTACCTGCTCGAGGCGTGCACTCCGACTGGGGGAGAGGCCTTGAGGAAGGCGCTGGAGCTCGTCGGCGACCCGGGTGGTAGCCCCGACGCTCACCTCGACAGCCTGGAGCCCTCTGGCCTGCTCGTCCTGCCGTTCCTCTCGGGGTCCAGGAGCCCCGACTGGAGGCCCTGGCTGAGGGGCGCGGTGTACGGGTTATCGCTGGCGACGCGCAGGAACGACCTGGTCAAGGCGTTCATGGAGGGCGTGGCTCTGTGGGAGAGGGCTGTGCTCGAGTCTGTGGAGGAGCTGGGCTTCCGCGTAGGGGAGGTGAGGGCGGTCGGCGGGGGAGCGACGCTGAACTGGGCGAGGATCAAGGCGAATGTGACTGGGAGGAGGTTCGCCATACCTGCGGAGAGGGAGGCCTCAGCCCTCGGGGCCGCGCTGCTGGCGGGGGTGGGCTACGGGGTCTACCGCGGAGTGGAGGAGGCTGTCGGAGTGGTGAGGGTGGAGAGCGTGGTGGAGCCGGACGAGGGGGTGCGGGCCAAATATGAGCGCGTTTACTCGGCGTTCAGGGCTCTCTGGGAGATGCTGGGGAGCGCGGAGCTAGGGCTTGATCATGATCTTCATTGA
- a CDS encoding APC family permease, with amino-acid sequence MVELTDIPMSGKIEVKYRRASGLVRSLGAFDTLNLNVAMCSPPQGVLWAWTWGAAMFAGALLSLSYFLGIFAVLPIAVVYTLWVIAMPRSGGDYVWLSRAYHPIIGFMVNFFLTFVMLNWYAMNLQTTGPFFLGTFFQALGMQSLAEWASSFEGSMIIGILALVLYAVLIVYGMRVFSWFLKVFFGLSLLGSLVFIALSFATPSSTIASKFAQLANGTTPERILSLATSLGFTGLTISIPATLMALVFPFQNYSWAAFPAYVAGEIKEVKRNAWIGIVGGLFVMGAWYVILGQSVYNVLGYEAHSALTWLYQWHPDKYPLPFPPYPQNYAFLMTEDKLLILLIAIGWLASGIYLTPPNLLIVSRNVFAWAVDGLAPQWLREVKRGAPIYNIIALSIVAIPLMFLVGLASYQVMIVNTFFFMQLALIIVALGSALLPFRNKQIFETLPALAKRRIAGVPFITVIGLTATVLHAWVAYSAITAPALGGLQWLSFLFNLAVFLLPIPWYYIVRWYRLRKEGIDISTLYKEIPVE; translated from the coding sequence ATGGTAGAGTTAACCGACATACCGATGAGCGGAAAAATTGAAGTGAAGTACCGGAGAGCCTCTGGTCTTGTAAGGAGCCTCGGAGCCTTCGACACCCTCAACCTCAACGTCGCCATGTGCAGCCCACCGCAGGGAGTCCTTTGGGCCTGGACCTGGGGCGCGGCGATGTTCGCGGGAGCCCTTCTGTCGCTCTCGTACTTCCTCGGGATCTTCGCCGTTCTACCCATCGCAGTAGTGTACACACTCTGGGTCATAGCGATGCCTAGATCCGGCGGCGACTACGTCTGGCTCAGCAGAGCCTACCACCCCATAATTGGCTTCATGGTGAACTTCTTCCTAACATTCGTCATGCTGAACTGGTACGCGATGAACCTCCAGACGACTGGGCCCTTCTTCCTGGGGACGTTCTTCCAAGCTCTAGGGATGCAAAGCCTAGCTGAGTGGGCTTCAAGCTTCGAAGGCTCGATGATAATAGGTATACTGGCCTTAGTGCTCTATGCTGTCCTGATAGTGTACGGGATGAGGGTCTTCTCCTGGTTCCTGAAGGTGTTCTTCGGCTTAAGCCTCCTCGGCAGCCTAGTCTTCATAGCACTCAGCTTTGCCACCCCCTCCTCCACGATCGCGAGCAAGTTCGCTCAGCTGGCAAACGGCACGACCCCCGAGAGGATACTGAGCCTAGCCACTTCGCTGGGCTTCACGGGCCTCACCATCTCAATACCCGCAACCCTCATGGCCCTAGTATTCCCGTTCCAGAACTACAGCTGGGCCGCTTTCCCAGCCTACGTGGCGGGTGAGATCAAGGAGGTGAAGAGGAACGCTTGGATAGGAATCGTGGGAGGCCTCTTCGTCATGGGAGCGTGGTACGTCATCCTAGGCCAGTCCGTGTACAACGTGCTCGGCTACGAAGCGCACTCCGCGCTCACGTGGCTCTACCAGTGGCATCCAGACAAGTACCCCTTACCGTTCCCTCCCTACCCGCAGAACTACGCCTTCCTGATGACCGAGGACAAGCTACTCATACTCCTCATCGCAATAGGATGGCTAGCCAGCGGCATCTACCTCACGCCCCCCAACCTGCTTATCGTCTCGAGGAACGTCTTCGCCTGGGCTGTGGACGGGCTAGCCCCTCAGTGGCTACGGGAGGTAAAGAGGGGTGCCCCCATCTACAACATCATCGCGCTCAGCATAGTTGCCATACCGCTGATGTTCCTTGTCGGCCTCGCCTCCTACCAGGTGATGATCGTCAACACCTTCTTCTTCATGCAACTAGCACTCATCATCGTCGCACTGGGCAGCGCCCTGCTACCCTTCAGGAACAAGCAGATATTCGAGACGCTCCCCGCGCTCGCCAAGAGGAGGATCGCAGGCGTACCTTTCATCACGGTTATCGGCTTAACCGCAACGGTCCTCCACGCCTGGGTAGCCTACTCGGCCATCACCGCCCCGGCCCTTGGAGGGCTCCAGTGGCTCTCCTTCCTCTTCAACCTCGCGGTGTTCCTCCTCCCGATACCCTGGTACTACATCGTCCGCTGGTACAGGCTAAGGAAGGAGGGCATCGACATCTCCACGCTCTACAAGGAGATACCGGTCGAGTAG
- a CDS encoding metallophosphoesterase family protein: MIKLLYASDLHGSTLMFKKLINASLIYKADAVVIGGDITGKGIAPIVKRDGKYETEIYGTRYEAKSGEELKNLINQVTSYGFYEYIVEDPSELEKLDEVLDKVLEELMAKRILEWADFARAKLGESGVKVYMMPGNDDPYTVDAAIEKSGVFINHARRVVELGDYLLFGYDKTNITPWKCPRDVEEDVMRQELSELLSGVRDYSRLIFNAHCPPYGTTLDLAPKLDEDLKPVISGGGIVMEHVGCASIREFIERHQPLLGLHGHIHESRSIEKIGRTTIVNAGSAYNEGILYAALITLDKDRVKGVNLIKG, from the coding sequence ATGATCAAGCTACTATACGCCAGCGACCTCCACGGCTCCACACTCATGTTCAAGAAGCTGATCAATGCATCCCTCATCTACAAGGCTGATGCCGTCGTCATCGGAGGAGACATAACCGGCAAGGGAATAGCACCGATCGTCAAGCGAGACGGCAAGTACGAGACTGAAATCTACGGCACAAGATACGAGGCCAAGAGCGGGGAAGAGCTGAAAAACCTCATAAACCAGGTGACATCCTACGGGTTCTACGAGTACATAGTCGAAGACCCCTCAGAGCTCGAAAAGCTCGACGAAGTGCTCGACAAAGTCCTTGAGGAGCTGATGGCCAAGAGAATCCTCGAATGGGCGGACTTTGCCCGAGCCAAGCTCGGGGAAAGCGGCGTGAAAGTCTACATGATGCCCGGCAACGACGACCCCTACACAGTCGACGCCGCTATCGAGAAAAGCGGCGTCTTCATCAACCACGCTCGGAGGGTAGTTGAGCTCGGCGACTACCTGCTATTCGGGTACGACAAGACCAACATCACTCCTTGGAAGTGCCCTAGAGACGTCGAGGAGGATGTAATGAGGCAGGAGCTGTCAGAGCTTCTCAGCGGCGTGCGCGACTACTCCAGACTTATTTTCAACGCACACTGCCCGCCCTACGGCACGACTCTAGACCTAGCGCCTAAGCTCGACGAGGACCTTAAGCCAGTCATAAGCGGAGGAGGCATAGTCATGGAGCACGTGGGATGCGCTAGCATAAGGGAGTTCATCGAAAGGCACCAGCCACTCCTGGGCCTGCACGGGCACATACACGAGTCGAGGAGCATCGAAAAGATCGGTAGAACAACTATCGTGAACGCCGGGAGCGCTTACAACGAGGGAATACTCTACGCGGCCCTCATAACGCTGGACAAAGACAGAGTTAAAGGAGTAAACCTGATCAAGGGCTAA
- a CDS encoding 2-hydroxyacid dehydrogenase: MKPKVYLSWNPLEWEQGILRKVLGDHTVVSWPSLEPEGYRDAEVALIVGAPSFLGSMELLRFIQVRSAGVEPGVLELAWARGVPVASSKGCNARAVAEMAFALLLALEKRVTLQDRKLKSGEWVPYARETLVGDLEGKTMVILGFGGIGREVARIAEAFGIRVVPVASRERQEGKWRVLGVDKLVEVVRDADYLVVTLPLTPRTRRLVGREVLFSMKSTAFLVNVGRGEVVDEEALYEALATGRIAGAGLDVWWRYPPDPSAPSPRGVHRLENVVATAHKGGWTRLSLERCLRFSAENVKRFLLGVEPLNLIRPGSGTSAAGCELWLVV, translated from the coding sequence GTGAAGCCGAAGGTTTACCTGTCGTGGAACCCACTGGAATGGGAGCAGGGTATCCTGCGGAAGGTCCTCGGGGACCACACCGTGGTTTCCTGGCCGTCGCTCGAGCCTGAAGGCTACCGCGACGCCGAGGTGGCGCTGATCGTCGGGGCGCCTAGCTTCCTCGGCTCGATGGAGCTCCTGCGCTTCATACAGGTGAGGAGCGCGGGTGTGGAGCCGGGTGTCCTGGAGCTCGCCTGGGCTAGGGGGGTGCCCGTCGCGTCGAGCAAGGGCTGCAACGCTCGCGCGGTGGCGGAGATGGCTTTCGCCCTCCTGCTCGCGCTCGAGAAGAGGGTCACCCTGCAGGACAGGAAGCTGAAGTCCGGCGAGTGGGTTCCGTACGCTCGGGAGACGCTGGTCGGGGACCTGGAGGGCAAAACCATGGTCATCCTCGGCTTCGGGGGAATCGGCCGGGAGGTTGCCAGGATCGCTGAGGCGTTCGGCATCAGGGTGGTCCCGGTCGCCTCGAGGGAGAGGCAGGAGGGGAAGTGGAGGGTGCTGGGCGTCGACAAGCTTGTCGAGGTCGTCAGGGACGCCGACTACCTCGTGGTCACGCTGCCCCTGACGCCTAGGACGAGGCGCCTGGTGGGGAGGGAGGTGCTGTTCAGCATGAAGAGCACCGCATTCCTGGTGAACGTGGGCAGGGGCGAGGTGGTCGACGAGGAGGCTCTCTACGAGGCTCTAGCCACGGGGCGGATAGCTGGAGCCGGTCTCGACGTGTGGTGGAGGTACCCTCCCGACCCCTCAGCCCCGTCCCCGAGGGGTGTCCACAGGCTCGAAAACGTGGTAGCCACCGCGCACAAGGGTGGGTGGACCAGGCTCTCACTCGAGAGGTGCCTCAGGTTCTCAGCCGAGAACGTGAAGAGGTTCCTACTCGGCGTGGAGCCGCTGAACCTGATACGCCCGGGGAGTGGTACTAGTGCGGCTGGTTGTGAACTGTGGCTAGTCGTGTAG